Proteins encoded together in one Allomeiothermus silvanus DSM 9946 window:
- a CDS encoding Dabb family protein, with the protein MTGRVLHTILFNTRLDEAGVRALFEQAQQQLGPIPGVRGFTFGQATGPGARYRYLLQVHFADAEVITQYRDHPVHQDFARRVFRPVAEDRLTTDFLLL; encoded by the coding sequence ATGACGGGCAGGGTGCTCCACACCATCCTCTTCAATACCCGCCTGGACGAGGCCGGGGTGCGGGCCTTGTTCGAGCAGGCCCAACAGCAACTGGGGCCGATCCCTGGGGTACGGGGGTTTACCTTTGGCCAGGCTACGGGGCCCGGGGCCCGCTACCGCTACCTGCTGCAGGTGCACTTCGCCGACGCGGAGGTGATCACTCAGTACCGCGATCACCCCGTGCACCAGGACTTTGCCCGCCGGGTGTTCCGACCCGTAGCCGAAGACCGCCTGACCACCGATTTCCTCCTGCTATGA
- a CDS encoding HAD-IA family hydrolase, whose protein sequence is MKALIFDVDGVIADTEHMGHRLAFNQAFAEAGLDIEWDEEMYERLLWVTGGKERIAYYLRHCPECPQLLDARIAELHRRKTEIYTQMVAQGQIPYRPGVRRLWREARAAGLRLGIASTTAPENVLALLRQAGEEVVGWFDSIVAGDMVPDKKPAPDVYIQVLRHLGLEAGEAVAIEDSQNGLIAARRAGIPTLITCSHYTRNQRFEGALAVLEHLGEPELPARVLAGPAAGPVVVTPELLRDWMGQGVGV, encoded by the coding sequence GTGAAGGCCCTGATTTTCGACGTGGATGGGGTTATTGCCGATACCGAGCATATGGGGCACCGCCTGGCCTTCAACCAAGCCTTCGCTGAGGCGGGCCTGGATATCGAGTGGGACGAGGAGATGTATGAGCGGCTGTTGTGGGTAACGGGGGGCAAGGAGCGTATCGCCTACTACCTGCGGCACTGCCCGGAGTGTCCCCAGCTGCTTGACGCCCGGATTGCCGAGCTGCACCGCCGCAAGACCGAGATCTATACCCAGATGGTCGCGCAAGGCCAGATCCCCTACCGCCCCGGGGTGCGGAGGCTATGGCGCGAGGCCCGTGCGGCGGGCCTACGCCTGGGGATTGCCAGCACTACCGCTCCTGAGAACGTTCTGGCCCTGCTGCGCCAGGCTGGAGAGGAGGTGGTGGGCTGGTTCGACAGCATCGTGGCAGGGGACATGGTGCCAGACAAAAAACCGGCCCCGGACGTGTACATACAGGTGTTGCGGCATCTGGGCCTCGAGGCTGGGGAGGCAGTGGCCATTGAGGACTCCCAGAATGGCCTCATCGCCGCCCGGCGAGCCGGAATCCCCACCCTGATCACGTGTAGCCACTACACCCGCAACCAGCGCTTCGAAGGGGCATTGGCGGTGCTGGAGCACCTGGGGGAGCCCGAGCTGCCGGCCAGGGTGCTGGCCGGGCCTGCTGCGGGCCCGGTGGTGGTTACCCCGGAGCTGCTACGGGACTGGATGGGGCAGGGGGTGGGGGTATGA
- the tkt gene encoding transketolase — MKTAAVTSQETLSINALRILALDAVEQAKSGHPGMPMGMAPTAYVLWTEFLKHDPRDPQWPDRDRFVLSAGHGSMLLYGLLHLSGYDLPLEELRRFRQWGSKTPGHPEYGHTPGVETTTGPLGQGLSTAVGMAIAERKLAAEFGSEIVDHYTYVIASDGDLMEGVTGEASSLAGHLGLGKLIVFYDDNEVSIDGSTALAFSEDRLLRYEAYGWQVIREVHGEDLAAIRSAIRAAQADPRPSIISVRSIIGFGSPLAGNHKAHSDAMGPERVAATRAALGWEYPPFVIPEEVYADYRRSLERGQQAHAEWQARFEALAQAQPERAAEFRRRLEGKLPDLTSALPHFAAGERLATRAASGKTLERLVPALPELVGGSADLTPSNNTRTPDMEDFSRTNPRGRYIHYGVREHAMAAAMNGITLHGGYRAYGGTFLVFSDYLRPSLRLAALMGVPTVFVFTHDSIALGEDGPTHQPIEHLMSLRVIPNLWVIRPADANETAVAWKMALQRREGPTALVLTRQAVPVLSGVERAGVERGGYVISEVPQPQGCIVATGSEVSLALEAQALLLQQGIAVRVVSLPCWEAFEGQPQAYRDSVLPPSLPTLAVEAGASLGWERYADAVLGIDHFGASAPYPAVYHNLGFRPGTVARAMLELFGMAGYGGYET; from the coding sequence GTGAAAACAGCTGCGGTTACTTCCCAGGAAACCCTTTCCATCAACGCCCTGCGCATACTGGCCTTGGACGCGGTGGAGCAGGCTAAGAGCGGGCATCCGGGGATGCCGATGGGGATGGCTCCGACGGCGTATGTACTGTGGACGGAATTTCTCAAGCATGATCCCCGGGACCCACAGTGGCCGGATCGGGACCGTTTTGTGCTGTCGGCGGGGCATGGTTCGATGCTGCTGTACGGGCTGTTACACCTGAGCGGGTATGACCTGCCGCTGGAGGAACTGCGCCGCTTTCGGCAGTGGGGGTCCAAGACCCCAGGGCACCCGGAGTACGGACATACGCCGGGGGTAGAGACCACCACCGGCCCCTTGGGGCAGGGGCTGAGCACGGCAGTAGGGATGGCGATTGCCGAGCGTAAGCTGGCGGCGGAGTTTGGTTCAGAAATCGTGGATCACTATACCTACGTGATCGCCTCGGACGGGGATCTGATGGAGGGGGTTACGGGGGAGGCTTCTTCGCTGGCGGGACACCTGGGCTTGGGCAAACTGATCGTGTTCTATGACGATAACGAGGTTTCCATCGACGGGAGCACCGCGCTGGCCTTTAGCGAGGACCGCTTGCTGCGCTACGAGGCCTACGGCTGGCAGGTGATTCGGGAGGTACATGGGGAGGACCTGGCGGCGATCCGCTCGGCGATTCGCGCGGCGCAGGCCGATCCCCGCCCCTCGATCATCTCGGTACGCTCGATCATCGGCTTCGGCTCTCCCTTGGCGGGGAACCATAAGGCCCACTCCGACGCGATGGGACCGGAACGGGTAGCGGCCACCCGGGCGGCGTTGGGCTGGGAGTACCCCCCCTTTGTGATCCCGGAGGAGGTGTACGCCGACTACCGGCGCTCTTTGGAGCGGGGTCAGCAAGCCCACGCCGAGTGGCAGGCCCGCTTCGAGGCCTTAGCACAAGCTCAACCCGAGCGCGCGGCGGAGTTTCGCCGGCGACTGGAGGGGAAACTTCCGGACCTCACCTCGGCGCTGCCTCACTTCGCGGCGGGGGAGCGGCTGGCCACCCGGGCCGCTTCGGGGAAGACCCTGGAACGGCTGGTGCCAGCACTGCCCGAACTGGTGGGAGGCTCGGCGGACCTCACCCCCTCCAACAACACCCGCACCCCGGATATGGAGGACTTCAGCCGGACCAACCCCCGCGGACGGTATATCCACTACGGGGTGCGCGAGCACGCCATGGCGGCGGCGATGAACGGGATCACCCTGCACGGGGGGTACCGGGCGTACGGGGGTACGTTTCTGGTGTTTTCCGATTACCTGCGGCCTAGCCTGCGGCTGGCGGCGCTCATGGGGGTGCCTACGGTGTTCGTGTTCACCCATGACTCCATCGCCCTGGGGGAGGATGGCCCTACCCACCAACCCATCGAACACCTGATGAGCCTGCGGGTCATTCCCAACCTGTGGGTGATCCGCCCGGCGGACGCCAACGAGACCGCGGTGGCCTGGAAGATGGCCCTACAGAGGCGGGAAGGGCCTACCGCTTTGGTGCTGACCCGGCAGGCGGTGCCGGTGCTATCGGGGGTGGAGCGGGCCGGGGTGGAACGCGGCGGTTACGTGATCTCCGAGGTGCCGCAGCCCCAGGGCTGCATCGTGGCTACCGGTAGCGAGGTGAGCCTGGCGCTGGAGGCCCAAGCCCTGCTGTTGCAGCAGGGGATTGCGGTGCGGGTGGTGAGCCTGCCCTGCTGGGAGGCGTTCGAGGGGCAACCCCAAGCCTACCGTGATTCCGTGCTGCCGCCGTCATTGCCGACCCTGGCGGTGGAGGCCGGGGCTAGCCTGGGCTGGGAGCGCTACGCCGATGCGGTGCTGGGGATCGACCACTTCGGGGCCAGCGCTCCCTACCCCGCGGTCTACCACAACCTGGGGTTCCGACCCGGCACCGTCGCCCGGGCCATGCTGGAGCTGTTTGGGATGGCTGGATATGGGGGGTACGAGACGTGA
- a CDS encoding DUF3422 family protein, which yields MLPPDAALRQELHNELHARPTGRIRLPALVLQVAVLNEGISRERELEHLRRLSSQGELHLDQLAGTFLRLRLSGGTLKWERHTEFTSYTLVQSLPQAAPDGNLAGGVIVDPLWLKNIPGRTIAAVELVMLVGEVEPPAKPLQQAQEWFGGQPVVASMLGRNGHSCAVTDFRLRPDGFERIVVVAPPTTSETRAGRIAARLLELEAYRMMALLGWPVAKALREMLNAAEQSLAAITQEMQASSRSDQELLDELKALAAQIEHAMARYGYRFAASAAYQRIVASRLAELREAPISGTQTIGEFLQRRFAPAMATVEYTAGRLNALSQRIERAGALLRTRVDIALEQQSQQLLAKLTRGQELQFQLQRTVEGLSIAAISYYVVGLLYYMAKAAKAGGLSVQPELLTGLAIPGVVGGIWWLTRKIHHRLIAEHSGGNSGASRVAEVTRLTPPNQGPQG from the coding sequence ATGCTGCCTCCCGACGCAGCCCTCCGGCAAGAACTCCACAACGAACTGCACGCTCGACCCACCGGGCGTATCCGCCTGCCGGCGTTGGTGCTGCAGGTTGCGGTGCTCAACGAGGGCATTTCGCGGGAAAGGGAACTCGAGCATCTGCGCCGCCTCTCCAGCCAGGGCGAGCTGCACCTCGACCAGCTCGCCGGCACGTTTTTGCGCTTGCGCCTCTCAGGGGGTACCCTCAAGTGGGAAAGGCACACCGAGTTCACCAGTTACACCCTGGTGCAATCCCTGCCCCAAGCGGCACCGGACGGGAACCTGGCGGGCGGGGTCATCGTAGATCCGCTCTGGCTGAAGAATATCCCTGGCCGCACCATCGCAGCGGTGGAGTTGGTGATGCTGGTAGGGGAGGTGGAGCCTCCGGCTAAGCCCCTTCAGCAGGCCCAGGAATGGTTCGGTGGCCAGCCAGTGGTGGCCTCGATGCTGGGCCGCAACGGACACAGCTGCGCGGTTACCGATTTCCGCTTACGCCCGGATGGATTTGAGCGCATAGTGGTCGTGGCCCCGCCTACCACCAGCGAGACCCGCGCAGGGCGCATAGCGGCGCGGCTCTTGGAGTTGGAAGCTTACCGCATGATGGCCTTGCTGGGCTGGCCGGTGGCCAAAGCGCTCCGCGAGATGTTGAACGCGGCCGAGCAATCCCTGGCGGCGATCACGCAGGAGATGCAGGCCTCGAGCCGCTCCGACCAGGAGTTGCTGGACGAGCTAAAGGCCCTGGCCGCCCAGATAGAGCATGCTATGGCGCGGTATGGCTACCGGTTTGCTGCCAGCGCCGCCTACCAGCGCATCGTGGCCTCCCGCTTGGCCGAGCTGCGCGAGGCCCCCATCTCCGGCACCCAGACCATCGGTGAGTTTTTGCAGCGCCGTTTTGCTCCGGCCATGGCTACCGTGGAGTATACCGCCGGGCGCCTAAACGCTTTGTCCCAGCGCATAGAGCGGGCAGGTGCTCTGTTGCGCACCCGGGTCGATATTGCCCTGGAGCAACAGAGCCAGCAGCTCCTGGCTAAGCTCACCCGGGGCCAGGAGTTGCAGTTCCAGCTCCAGCGCACTGTGGAGGGGTTGTCGATTGCGGCTATCTCGTACTACGTGGTGGGCCTGTTGTACTACATGGCCAAGGCCGCCAAAGCGGGGGGTTTATCCGTGCAGCCGGAACTGCTAACCGGGCTGGCCATTCCGGGCGTGGTGGGGGGGATCTGGTGGCTGACCCGGAAGATTCACCACCGGCTCATTGCCGAGCATTCAGGGGGGAATAGTGGGGCTTCCCGGGTAGCTGAGGTCACCCGGCTCACCCCACCCAACCAAGGGCCGCAGGGTTAG
- a CDS encoding IS701-like element ISMesi2 family transposase, whose protein sequence is MLSQASPKGVMPMNPPKCDDLDYIHFLIAAQRVFTCTEAARCSPKEKSPPAHDAFTRLLQRQPPDTAALWQEAKAFVKLREGLLILDDTTLDKPYARDMDLVSYHWSGKHQRVVRGIALMTLLWTEGQALIPCDFRVYDKPQDGKSKNDHFQTMLQKAKERGFQPEYVLMDSWYASLENLKAIVSFGWRFLTRLKGNRLVNPEGKGNVPIREVEIPGEGRVVHLRGFGFVRVFRTLSKDGEAEYWATNHLGMSEEKRAELERQGWGIEVYHRGLKQCCGVERAQVRKAVSILRHLLLALRAFLRLEVYRLRRGVSWYEAKASIVREAIRSYLAHPLHILQPTA, encoded by the coding sequence GTGCTTAGCCAAGCTTCTCCAAAGGGGGTGATGCCCATGAACCCACCGAAGTGCGATGACCTGGACTACATCCACTTTCTCATCGCCGCTCAGCGGGTCTTCACCTGTACCGAGGCCGCTCGCTGTAGTCCAAAGGAGAAGAGCCCTCCCGCCCATGATGCCTTTACCCGCCTGCTGCAAAGACAGCCGCCCGACACGGCGGCGCTGTGGCAGGAGGCCAAGGCCTTCGTGAAGCTCAGGGAGGGGCTGCTGATCCTGGACGACACCACCCTGGATAAGCCCTACGCTCGGGACATGGATCTGGTGAGTTACCACTGGAGCGGCAAACACCAAAGGGTGGTTAGGGGCATCGCCCTCATGACCCTGCTGTGGACGGAGGGGCAGGCCCTGATCCCCTGCGACTTTCGGGTCTACGACAAGCCCCAGGATGGGAAGAGCAAAAACGACCACTTTCAGACCATGCTCCAGAAAGCGAAGGAGCGGGGGTTTCAGCCGGAATATGTCCTGATGGACAGCTGGTATGCCAGCTTGGAGAACCTCAAGGCCATAGTCAGCTTTGGCTGGCGGTTTCTGACGCGGCTGAAGGGCAACCGCCTGGTCAACCCGGAGGGGAAGGGAAATGTACCCATCCGTGAGGTGGAAATCCCTGGGGAGGGGAGGGTGGTTCATCTTCGGGGTTTTGGGTTCGTGAGGGTGTTCCGAACGCTCTCCAAGGACGGGGAGGCGGAGTACTGGGCCACGAACCATCTGGGGATGAGCGAAGAGAAGCGGGCGGAGTTAGAGCGGCAAGGATGGGGGATCGAAGTGTACCATCGGGGGCTCAAGCAGTGCTGTGGGGTGGAGCGGGCCCAGGTGAGGAAGGCGGTCTCCATCCTGCGGCACCTCCTCCTGGCTTTGCGGGCCTTCCTCCGGCTGGAGGTCTACCGGCTGCGCAGGGGGGTGAGCTGGTACGAGGCCAAGGCGTCCATTGTTCGCGAGGCAATACGAAGTTATCTCGCCCATCCCCTCCACATCCTTCAGCCAACTGCGTAA
- a CDS encoding putative toxin-antitoxin system toxin component, PIN family: MKLRLVLDTNVFVVALLEPSPEREILRAWRHGRFQLFTSRWQLKEIKQVSSSKLIQAYIAKSKFDVLLNRLKTHATVLQPVNVSHIVLADSDDDKIIAIALQAGAHILCTNDRHIIALKRLTGNTTTRILKPEATLKLL; encoded by the coding sequence ATGAAACTGCGCCTGGTGCTGGATACCAACGTTTTCGTTGTGGCGCTGCTGGAGCCTTCCCCTGAGCGCGAAATCCTCAGAGCTTGGCGACATGGGCGATTCCAACTTTTCACCTCGAGGTGGCAGCTCAAGGAAATCAAGCAAGTAAGTTCCAGCAAGCTGATCCAGGCCTACATTGCCAAATCCAAATTCGACGTGCTGCTCAACCGCTTGAAAACGCATGCCACAGTTTTACAGCCGGTAAATGTAAGCCACATCGTGCTCGCGGATTCGGATGACGACAAGATTATCGCCATTGCACTTCAAGCCGGGGCGCATATCCTTTGCACCAATGACCGACATATCATCGCACTGAAAAGGCTTACTGGGAACACCACCACCCGAATCCTCAAGCCAGAAGCTACCCTGAAACTTCTCTAA